TTTGATCATAAGAGATTAAGAGCaagtaaaaaagtttttttttttttcaaaaaaagagttgtaaaatCCGTTTCAATCTTATTATCGATTTTCTACTAGTATTGCATacttacatgatttttttttgtaaataaataaaaaaagggcaattctcataaatactattaaaataaatatttttccaaaaataccatttttttgtttttcaaaaatacataaaaaaaaagagaaaaaaaaaaatcaccagcGTAGTTCTTGGTTTAATGtaagcccaaatttaatatCCAAAATCAAAGCCCATAAAGCCCAAAACACACTCAATCGTGTCTCTTCCTCCCTCACAAATGCTTCAGGAGTTCTCACAACACAACAAGATCGAGAAATAAACACATagacgaaagaagaagaagaagaagaagaagaagaagtagaagaagaagtagaggacGATACAGATCCACAACGCCATGGGTTTAGGCATCTTAGCTTCTCGAACCATTCGACCAGCTTCTCGTCTTCTTCAATCCCAAAGCTCAAATTTCTTCCTCCGCACCATCGTCTCCAAACCAGAGCTCCAGTCTCCTGAATCCGCCGCTGTCTCTGAGCCCGAGCCGCCGACACAGATTCTCCCTCCTAGGAACCCTATTGGTGGAGCACGCGTCCATTTCTCGAATCCCGAGGATGCGATCGAGGTCTTTGTTGATGGTTACGCGGTCAAAGTCCCTAAAGGATTCACAGTTCTTCAGGCTTGTGAGGTCGCCGGAGTTGATATCCCGAGGTTTTGTTATCATTCTCGTTTGTCTATTGCTGGAAATTGCAGGATGTGTCTTGTTGAGGTTGAGAAATCTCCCAAGCCTGTGGCGTCGTGTGCCATGCCCGCTCTTCCCGGTTAGTTCATTAAAGCTTTTGATTTCATGctgatgatttgatttgatcGTTTGATTGGTATAAGAAATTGGGATTTTGtgcttttgtttcatttctattccaattttgttgggttttgtttgatgaaaGGGATGAAGATTAAGACTGATACACCAATAGCAAAGAAGGCGAGGGAGGGAGTGATGGAGTTCTTGTTGATGAATCATCCTCTGGATTGTCCTATATGTGACCAGGGAGGAGAGTGTGATCTTCAGGATCAGTCTATGGCTTTTGGATCTGACAGAGGCCGTTTCACTGAGATGAAGAGATCTGTTGTTGATAAAAACCTTGGCCCTCTTGTGAAGACTGTTATGACTCGGTGTATCCAGTGTACAAGGTTACTTAAAGAGTTTGCTTAAAAGTGTGATATTTTAGTTAATGTGATACATTATACTATCCTATTGATTAGGTTTATGTTTCTATAATGTCTTTGTAGGTGTGTACGATTTGCTTCAGAAGTTGCTGGGGTTCAGGATCTTGGCATGCTAGGTCGTGGTAGTGGAGAAGAAATTGGAACTTATGTTGAAAAGCTTATGACCAGTGAACTCTCTGGAAACGTTATAGACATCTGTCCCGTGGGAGCCTTGACCTCAAAGCCCTTTGCCTTTAAAGCCAGAAACTGGGAATTGAAGGCAACAGAAACCATTGATGTTAGTGATGCCGTTGGGTCCAACATCCGTGTTGATAGTAGAGGACCAGAAGTGATGCGTATCATTCCACGTCTTAATGAGGTATGTCATTGTTTTTCTTGCTCGAAATCGCTATCTAAGTATTTTTGCTGGATGTTGAATTTATGAGTGTTCTTTATTCAGGATATAAATGAAGAATGGATATCTGACAAAACCAGATTCTGTTATGACGGCCTAAAAAGGCAAAGGCTTAGCGACCCTATGATCCGAGATTCCGATGGACGATTTAAGGCAGTGAGCTGGCGTGATGCCCTGGCTGTTGTGGGTGATGTCATCCATCAGGTGAAGCCAGAGGAGATTGTTGGAGTAGCAGGTCAGCTATCTGATGCAGAATCCATGATGGTACTGAAGGACTTTGTCAATCGAATGGGTTCAGACAATGTCTGGTGTGAAGGAACAGCTGTTGGTGTTGATGCTGATCTTAGGTACAGTTACTTGATGAACACTAGCATCAGTGGACTTGAGAACGCCGATATCTTCCTTCTAGTTGGCACCCAGGTGAGTTTTCCACCCTGTCTCTTTGCAAGGTTACGAGAACTAGATTACATAGACACTTATGCTTTGGATCAATGacacagataaaaaaaattgtgtaaccTAATTTGGTGGTGTGACTAAAGATTCTGTGCATATTAATATAAGGAATGCAGAGGAAATTATAAGGGGGAAGCAAGCAAAAATAGGTTTTTTAAACCAGATTagatgttaaaattttgtttaagatttaCATTTCTGATGCGGGTCAATGCTTCACATGTTCAGGCTGCTAGTTTCTCCTAAGCTAAAATTGCTCTTTAAGATATCAACCTTGTGCAGTTTTATTAGCGGTATATTCACCTGTTTTCTGTCTACTTTTACCAGCCAAGGGTTGAAGCTGCAATGGTGAATGCTAGGATCTGCAAGACAGTCCGTGCATCGAATGCCAAGGTTGGATACGTTGGTCCACCTGCAGAGTTCAACTACGACTGCAAACACCTCGGGACTGGGCCTGATACTCTTAAGGAAATTGCTGCGGGACGGCACCCATTCTGTACGGCTCTCAAGAACGCCAAAAACCCTGCAATCATTGTTGGTGCTGGGCTCTTCAACAGAACTGATAAAAATGCCATCCTCTCATCTGTTGAATCCATTGCACAAGCCAACAATGTCGTCCGACCAGACTGGAACGGTCTCAACTTTCTCCTTCTGTATGCTGCTCAAGCGGCTGCTCTTGATCTCGGTCTCATTCAACAGTCCGCCAAAGCCCTCGAGTCTGCAAAATTCGTCTACTTGATGGGAGCAGACGATGTAGATGTTGACAAGATTCCTAAAGACGCCTTCGTGGTTTATCAAGGCCACCATGGAGACAAAGCGGTTTACCGTGCAAACGTAATCCTCCCTGCATCGGCCTTCACCGAGAAAGAAGGAACCTATGAAAACACAGAAGGATTTACTCAACAGACTGTTCCCGCTGTTCCAACCGTTGGTGATGCAAGAGATGACTGGAAGATTGTCAGAGCATTGTCAGAGATCTCAGGTGTGAAGCTTCCATACAACTCAATTGAAGGTGTTagatcaagaatcaagaacGTCGCACCAAATCTGGTCAACACAGATGAGCGAGAGCCAGCTGCTTTTGGGCCTACATTGAAGCCTGAGTGCAAGGAGACAATGAGCACAACACCGTTCCAACCCGCGGTTGAGAACTTTTACATGACAAACTCGATCACAAGAGCATCAAAGATCATGGCGCAGTGCAGTGCCGTGCTCTTGAAGAAGTGAGAGCTTTTTTAACTTGCtatgttttcacatttttttcttcttttgcaaaaataaaGGTACTGATTCTTGGTTTGCTCTCCTCTTTACCGAGACCTTTTGTTTAAGCCGAGTACCACTAAATCTCGGTTTAGCTTGCGCTGAAATCTATAAGCAATTTGCAATAAGCACATTGTTAGATGCGAAACATTGCAG
The sequence above is a segment of the Camelina sativa cultivar DH55 chromosome 10, Cs, whole genome shotgun sequence genome. Coding sequences within it:
- the LOC104719369 gene encoding NADH dehydrogenase [ubiquinone] iron-sulfur protein 1, mitochondrial-like, which codes for MGLGILASRTIRPASRLLQSQSSNFFLRTIVSKPELQSPESAAVSEPEPPTQILPPRNPIGGARVHFSNPEDAIEVFVDGYAVKVPKGFTVLQACEVAGVDIPRFCYHSRLSIAGNCRMCLVEVEKSPKPVASCAMPALPGMKIKTDTPIAKKAREGVMEFLLMNHPLDCPICDQGGECDLQDQSMAFGSDRGRFTEMKRSVVDKNLGPLVKTVMTRCIQCTRCVRFASEVAGVQDLGMLGRGSGEEIGTYVEKLMTSELSGNVIDICPVGALTSKPFAFKARNWELKATETIDVSDAVGSNIRVDSRGPEVMRIIPRLNEDINEEWISDKTRFCYDGLKRQRLSDPMIRDSDGRFKAVSWRDALAVVGDVIHQVKPEEIVGVAGQLSDAESMMVLKDFVNRMGSDNVWCEGTAVGVDADLRYSYLMNTSISGLENADIFLLVGTQPRVEAAMVNARICKTVRASNAKVGYVGPPAEFNYDCKHLGTGPDTLKEIAAGRHPFCTALKNAKNPAIIVGAGLFNRTDKNAILSSVESIAQANNVVRPDWNGLNFLLLYAAQAAALDLGLIQQSAKALESAKFVYLMGADDVDVDKIPKDAFVVYQGHHGDKAVYRANVILPASAFTEKEGTYENTEGFTQQTVPAVPTVGDARDDWKIVRALSEISGVKLPYNSIEGVRSRIKNVAPNLVNTDEREPAAFGPTLKPECKETMSTTPFQPAVENFYMTNSITRASKIMAQCSAVLLKK